AGGATGTGCCAAGGGGAACTTGGGTTGACCCGAGGGAACATGCAGTAAACAGTGGGAGCAAGCGAGGGGCACTTACTGGGGGCCCGTCAGATGACCACAGGGCCATTACAGGAGCTGAGAAACTGCTCAATCACGAGATGCCTCCGTTCGAGAAGTTCTCAGAGACGATGCTGTGATTTCCCTTTTATTCTGAGCCACGTGCCTGAAGGTACAACTTGTGTATAACAAGGGATTTTGAGCACTATGCTACCGAATGTTACGAGTGGCTTCACGTTTTAGGATCAGATTAGAAACATCGTGAGCTGAAGAGCTGGTTCCAATGAAAACCTCAAGTCCCTGATCATGACTgttgatgttttaaataaattaagaatCCCAGAGCACGGagaatgtttttgtcatgtgCAGGAGATAATGGATGTGGATAGATTTGTATAGATATAAACTAATGAGGACAGACAAATGTAcataaaaagatttatttaGAATCTTTGaggtggaaaaataaaatgcaaactcTCCGAAATCTAAATCTACTAAATTAAAAActgcaataaatcaataaatgttgtatttaaccATTGAAAGAGAGACATTGAAGGTATCGTTGTGTTgctgctccctcgctccctcctccaGGTGCAGTCTGGAGAAAGACGTACAGGTTCATTTAGTcatatgtttcatttatttaattattttattcaatccCGATAAAATTCCCCTCAGCTTTTCAAAAAGAATTAGGATTTTGCGGAGTCATACTGTAAAACTTCACCTCACTTCTCACCGTCATGTGGAGTCATGATGACCTAACGTCTGATGGACACACATCAGTCATGGGAGAGCCGTGTGTCTCAAGCCTGAATTTGTGATCGAGTCTTCACCGCAGTTTGACTGTGGTTTCTTTCCGTCTGCTTCTTCATGCTGTTGCTTGTCTCTTTGTCTCAAAAGTCAGATGATGTCTCCTGGTGCATTAATACAAGTAAACACAAGTAAATCTTAGGCCTGATTATTCTCAACCTGAGATGACGACACAGggaatttctctctttttttgttaaagCTGTTACTGAACTGAAGGAAGATGATTTcgaatacaaatattttccagagagaaaataaaagactaaaCAATGTCAACATCAAATCTAATATAAGATGATAGTTTTAACATTGTAGATGAAAATGATACATGAAGAGAAACTGTTTCTCTACTTCCTTAGTTAGTTTGTTCACGTGTTGCATTTCACAGTGTTTCAGTTCTGCTTGTTTCTTTTGCTTTCTGGAGTTAATTGAATTTGGATCTTTTCGTTGGTTTGCCTCCTGCCAACTGAACCGTAAGCCTGCTTCTTGTTGATTAAACCCACCATCAACCTGCCTCACAGTCGGTCTGATAACAACTACACACGACTCTTTCATTGGTAATCATGTTAGTAAAAGTACTTTCACTTActttttagctctgttttggtctcaaCCCCTCAGAGTTTTTCACCGGCCGGTCGCTACCTTTAAGTGTCTGCTGGTTGAATGAATTCAGTTTGGCTGAACGGCCGCGTACCGAGCAGCGAGAGTGAACCCAGACATTACAGTCGACGGCCCGAAAACCGAAACAgggagctgaaagatgctaaaaggCTGAATGTAACCCACCAGTATGATTTACTGGTGCACCCGATTGCAACTTCGACTGTTTTGACTTTGAGAGCAAATGAGTCATAGGAACTTGATGTGTtctgtcatgtttctgtctcttccccTGGAGCTCCTGATTCACAGGTTAAAATACAATTCTCACTGGAAGACAATTGCTTTGAACATATCAAATTAATTTATCTCTTCTCAACAACCGTCTGTCAACCCCCACAAATGATGTCATGACCCCCAGGTTGAGAATCCCTGGCGTGAGGCTAAAGAAATTATAGTTGCTTTAAAATTCCAGAATCAATAAATAGTGACCAAGACCAACAGACggttaaaaaacattattcacGCCACAAACTAACATCAACCAGgaatgagaaaataaagaaaactgtgtgATAGAACACTAGTGAAGTATTTAACATAGTAActgtattgtactgtatgtaaaagGTCAGAACGAGGCCCCAGGGATAATCGTCAACACGACCTCACAGCCTCATATTCACTGTAGCCACAGGTTAAACTCTACTTGTTTACTGGGTCTGATGATCATTTGATCAGTTTCCTCTTTTACGCAGCGGGGGAAATACAGTGATGAGTTCTTGTGCAGAGAATTAAGCTGTCGGAGATTCAGACAGAAACTCTCTGATCCTCTGTTATGACTAATATCTGTGCACCTCAGTCTGGCCTGTGGTCGGTCCCTGAACCCACCAATCCCatgacaacctgctgctgcacacgtgaacacaacaaagtgaaacagaaaagacacagacgGCCCCTGAAATCTTCCACAGCAGCACATGATCGCAGTGTGTATAAATATCACAGTGCAGATGTGGGAACGGTCACAACAGCTGCACAACATCTGCACAACATCTGTCTGTAGTTGAGGACTAAAGCATCAGGTTTGAGAAGATGAAGCTCTGCATCCTGTTCACAGTTGTGACGCTCTTTGCTCTCAGTGACGGTAAGAGGTGCACAGATCTGATCTCCCATTGTGGGTTTTTTGCAACTTTAGAGAAAAGTGCACTATGAGAGAATTCATTCGTTTCAGATTTGAATTGcaagatttttaaatgttatcttAAATTTCTATTGATTTGactgcaaaatgaaaatcagTTTGCAGAGTCTCAAACTTGTCATCTGTTCCATCACCTGAAGAACATCATCGAAATTAAGTTACTGTTGCAtgacatttggtgcagaatAATTTGAAATCTATGAAAAAGTAGtataagttatatatatttggttgtatttgtgttttgtttttttattcatagttttttaaagtaaagtttatggttaaattataaaatatccAGCCTCaattagatttcttttttcacaagagtttgataacgacatcttaggaacTATTGCTAATTGTTCTTCACTGTATATACGAGCCGATATGTTGGTAGTGTTGTGTTTTCCCGTCTCTCAGACAGATTTTCCAGCCTGCAGTAAGAACAGAGAACGTGTTACTAGTCACAATGACTGTGATTATTAAATGAGGAAGTACCGATTTATAAAGATGTCACAACATGAGGATGGTGACTGTTATGAAATCGCACAGAGATGAAAGTGGCCTCGTCATTGTCGGATTCCTGAATCAGCAGCCGTGCAACATCATGAGGAGGAGGCCGAACCAAGGTCCTGGTAAAACTGCACAAAACCAGGGAGGCTGCGTTTACTGTCAGAAAACAAACTCGGGATTTCAGACAAATATTGAGAAACCTTTGCAGGGCTTCTGTTCAACTGActgacagaggaaataaaaacacgaGACAAATCTTTTCGCCTGGCACAGATATTATTACATCCGCATGTTCCGACCTTCCAATGCAATGTCTTAACTTTATTTTCACtcacaaaaagaaagagatgctTAAACTGACCTGTGTgtattctgtctgtgtgttgacgACAGGGATGCCGCCCCTCAGCCGGGACTACAACTCCCACTGTCGCTGCGTGGAGGTGGAGTCGAGGATCATCCCTCCAGACAACCTGCGGAGCATCAAGCTCGTCCCTGAAGGACCTCACTGCCCCGACACTGAAGTCATGTGAGTGGAAACACTGGATTGATCATTTAGAATTGGTGTAAAAACTAGAAAAATTTGAAATACTATCAGTTTCCTCACGTTTGAGGCGCTGACTAATTCATTTATTATCAGATGTGCTGCTAATTTCacgaataaaataaaaaatacaataaaaaaacgtcccaaaaaaagaaaaaccatcaTAAAATAATCCGGTTTCTTTATAATAAATTGTTGTTGATTCGGATTGTGTTGTTATGAATATCAGAACTCCTCACAATCACACAGGCAGCAATCCACAGCTTAAATAACTGTGAAATATGATGCATCTTATTGAATTATAATGTGCACACTGAGCATTTAGACGATTGTGTGCTGGGATAACAACATAAAATCTAAAACACCGGTGTGGTGGTGTTCAAAATGTCTCCTCTCTCATTTTGATGAATGTCTGTGCTCAGAGCCGGACTGATGAGCGGCGAGAAGGTCTGTCTGAACCCTCGGTCCTCGTGGGTGAAGAAGCTGATCCAGTACGTTCTTCAGAAACAGCTGCATCAGCAGGGAGGAGCGTTCGCCAAGAAACGAGTTTAACAACCCAACTGTTGCTTCTCTTCCTACCTCCTGCAGCAATGAGCCAGGCtccttttactttaaagaaTAATACATAACCTCTTTGTTTTATATCTCTGCTCTggtgtcttttgtttttgtttttatttctttgtgttttccattttggAATTTGTATTGAATTTCTactttttatacatattttctaTATAACACTGATTCTGGATTTATATTGACACAAGAAATAAACTGTTATGGAAACAATATGTAATGTTTGAGTGTATAAAGAATCTGAGCGTGGATACAAGTATAACTCTAATTTTGAAACTTTCCAAATAACAAGTTGCCTTCGATCTTTCATTAGAAAGAACCAGTTTACTGAAACCTCTCGTTCAAGGcttaataaaaaattaaatgtttaaaaagtaaaatgtgagTCATGTCATGTGTTCAATCTCACGTCAAGGAACTGGTAATAAATGTTGTAAAGTAACTAGTGGTGGCATATTAAATAGTCTGCAAGTTAAagtctttgtttatttacaggAAGTAAATCAGTAGAAAAAACACGTTCACATTCTAAGAATAtgtgatattttttaaaacaatacgTCAGTGCATAAAACCACAGGAAGACCAGATCAAGCTGGTTCGatcagaaaatacaacaaaaactaaatctgatcACGTTACTGTAGATATGATCATTTCTGGTTTCTATGGCAACAGTgactcagcagcagaaagatgaCGGACTTAAAATGACTGACTGGAAAATAACTGGAGTGCGGCTGAGGTGTTCCAGTAAATATACCAGCAGCCCAGCTTGTAAACTATTTGGTTTCAGTGTAAAGAAAATCTTTCCTCAACCAGTGTTTGCTTCCGTCAGCTCATCAACACATTGAGTCTTATTCTCTTTCACTGGCCATTCTTGTGTCAGGAGTCATCTGGTGCAACGACATAACCCTTCCCCCGGGGGAACCATGCCCGCAGTGCCTCCGTCCAGCTGCCCGTGTCACAGAAAGTCAACAGGATGTCGAACACTgtggacggagagagagaccaagTTAACAAATAAACCTCCCACAGCCTCCTAAGGAAACCACCTTTAAAAATCACATGATTATACAAACtcataaagaaagtgaaattaaattcCTGGAAGTGTCCCTTGATCTGGATCTAACTAGAAAGTCCAAACAGCTCAGAGACCGTCGCTCACCTTGATTCACCGCCAGGATCTTGGAGTGGAAATTCTTGGCGTTGTTTTTCTTCACCATGTGCTCGTCGATCGGCAGCCTCGCCGTGCACACGCTCAGGTCTCGGGCCCGACAGAAGCTCAACTTCTGCCGATGAGACAAACAATAATCAACACAACCATCAGTACACCGAGCATTTATAATGTATAAGACAATAATCTCAACTAGCTGCAGTGATATTATTACATAAATAACGTGTATAATAAGgtataatatatttttgtgtatgaTACCTTCTTGATGCTTTCATCCACGAGGCCCCCGAGGACGTAGACCTTGTCAGAATCAACTGTCtccaaaactgaaatatcagaagattaaagaaaacagagtcagggagtttgtctttattctcaCGGCCACTGTTTGTCTGATCGTGGTTTGATGCTTTAGACCAGAGGGAGACTCGTGAATCTCCAAAAACCTTAAGAAGATGttaatgtatatatgtatatatccatattttattttcttataataGTGCgagtatgtttgttttattatgtgttAGAAATTCTAAAATATACTTTAGTATAGGATCATATTGGCAACTTAACCTTGATATGAGTATTAGCAGCTGTAATTTTATCTTTCTACAAATGGCTCACTCTGCTGGCCAAAAGATGCATTACAACGGACATTTTCCCCCAaaagaaatcccccccccctcctgtacTGAAATGTTTTGAACTAAAAACACTGAGTAAAATCAACCTCGAAACCTTCAAACCTTCTTCAGCGTCTGGAGAGAGGTAGACGACCGTTTCCGTGGGGAAAAGGTCGAGGCAGCTTTCCTCCGTCATGTCGATCTGAAACAAGAGACGGAAACCGACAGTAGGTCGAGTCCGCTGCTAAATATAAAATCTACTCCAGGTCCAGATGAAACTTAATCGTAGCTGTTCCGATGAACTTCAGAGCATCTTGTaagtgatggatgatggatgatgctGTGGAAAGATTATTAAAATGTCATCGCATATTACACTGTGAACAATATAATGAATCTACAACATAAGAAcgttttttatatgtatttcaTAGTAAAGCCACATTGTCCTTAGGCCTTTTATCTTGTTTAGTGTTTCAGCTGGATGTTACgacttttttacatttaatgtgACCTGCAGcacgctggtgacctgtccagggtctaACCCACCTCTCGCTCAATGTCAGCCGGGATCAAGCCTCAAAGAATAATCTGTATCGATtgtggatgaatggatggatgtgaGTTACAGTACTCACCATGTAGTTGAGGAAGCCTTCGTTCATTCGTATGCACTCTCTGTAGAGATGACTGTCCTCCCTGAGCTCGGTCAGGAACACGTGAAACGGTCGAGCCGCCTTCTTGTTGGAGCCGTACAGTCGTCTCAGCTGCGCGGCCAGTCGGCTGATCTCCTGACCcacacaaacgtacacacaGAAACGGGTCAGTGAACACGGCGGGATGTCTGGGAACCAGCGACGCTTCCTCTTCCGACACCGACCTTGTCAGACATGCAGTCGGCCATACTCAGATCCACACACAGTCTGAGCCCGGTGCACTGAGCCTCAGCTAAACGCTCTTTGGCGATCGCCTTCATGACCCGTTTGGTGAACTGAGGGCTGTCGGCGCCGGCACCTGCGCGACAGacaccacaggaaacacaggcGCTCTGATTGTGGAAGAAGGGAAATAGAGTAAAATCAAAACCACTGTTCGATCCTTCCCTCCGGTTCTGTACCTGACTCCTGCTCACGGTTGagcttcttcctctgcttctcttccctcctccggCTCCTCTTCACAGTGAGCTGCCTCTCCCAGTTTCTCTGCTTCCTCAACACGTTCCTCTGTTTATTACACAAAGAACGATGAGAAGCGCAGAAAGACTTTTCACAGCTACTGTTGTTTTCTGCTCtactgccattctagttattcaTTCAGTGTAAAGCCATGAGAGGTAAATAGGTTTTTAAACAATCCTTATTTCCGATGACAGCTTGATGGAGCATCTCACCGAACACAGAGCATCTTCTCTCCCAGGTCTGTCCTCCATCGCGTCCGCCTCCACGTCGATGTGAAGCAGGTCCATCAGCTCTGAGGCTCCGTTCAGCTGCATGTGAGACACTTCTGAGGGGACAGCAGCCATTCCTGtcccctgctctccctcctctgtcccctGTCGCTCACATCACCCTGGAGAACCAACAGAGCACATCGTCTTCTTCCGTGGTGTCATCCCGGGAGTCACCGAGAGCAcaacagaagcagaagaagagcagaagaagaaaggtaAACAAAcctgagcagcagaggcaggagtCGCGTGTGAGCGGCGCATGTTTGTGACGTCAAGGTAAACAGAGATGATGAGGGCGGGGCCAAGGAggtgaattattatttattaaattaacaagttttaattgttgttatttatttgatgtattaatattaaaataaacagcagtgttgtagtatgtatgtatgtatgtataatgatatatatataatatataaaaaataaaaggtccAATTTAATGCATGgtataaaaatgttatattaatttaaaaaaatgcaaccCCTGTTCTTTGTCTTTAAAGTGTTTCAGGTCTGATTTCTCTTTGTGGTGGTGACATTGGAGGAACCAGCGTGTTTTTGCttttcaaataaactttatCAAAGTTTGGAATTAAACAGGAGCGAAGGTTTCcccctggaaacacacacaactgtgttTTATAAGATAACTTCAAACGAGTAAGTATTTTAAGTACTTCTTCATAAGCTTTTAGATACAATCTTAGTTTTCTTACAACCAAACAACTATTGggattaaaactaaaacatttatcTCAAATCATGTAGCGGTATTTAGTTTGCAGTGGAACTGTTGCATAACGCCATTTCTAGCCGGACGTTTAAAAAGTGGGGCATCCGCTGCTCGTCACGTGCTAGCTTTACTTAACGTTAACCTGTAAATTTCTCGATTTCTCTTTCGTGACAACATCTAAATCAAAGCTCATCACACACTTCGTGACAGATTCATTCTGTGAGAACTCATATCGTACAGATTGTGTAACGTGTTATGTTTAAAAACACGTGTTAGCCCTCAGCTGGTGTTAGCAAAGGAAGCTAACACGCCGCCTCCTGGGTTCACAGCAGCCAATTAGAGTTAACGTGGGCGGGGCTGTGGCGCCGGACAGCATTGTGGGTAAACCGATTTAAACGCAATTCTATATGATTTTACActttatacatctttatattGTAAACTGATTCAATAGATTAATGTTAAATCCAGGACGTGTTTTGTATTTGCTCCATAACACGTGTTGATATTTGTtcaatatataaatagatatattaAAGAAGAAAGACACAGTTTTACAAACTTCTTTTttctaataaatatatattataatcgTACATAATCAGTTTAATCCGACATGTGTGAGTACTGATGAAGTATATGTCAGTAAATACTCTTTGCACACGTGGATCCGTTTGCACCGTGACAGAGAAGGTGTTGCTCCTCCCTCTAGTACTCAGACTTTGCTGTTGTAAAGTtaagactatactttcagggatcatttctatagtaTTTGCTATGAGAAATGTGTTCTTTCGAAGTTTGGTCTCGCTAATCACGATGAAGAGATGGTGATACTCCTTCTTGAGCGCGAAGCGGGCGAAGTACTTGGTTTTAATCAACGTACTTCGCTTTTGATGACCGTTCATTGTTTCCTCTGGAGACTTTGAGGGGGGGAGTATGATCCGAGTGATAGTGCTACTATGTgaacaataaaaatatcaatTCGATACAATAAGAGAAGTTCAGAGGTAATATTTCTTCAGTGATTATCTCATTAAGGAGATTAGTAACATTACTACAGTATTAGTCTTGGAGTAAATCAGGCCAACCGGAGAGTAGAAGTACTGTAGTTCAATAtaaggacatttaaaaagaggaaaatatatatGGATTATAAGCTATACAGtctgaaggaaagaaaatatgtgAAGTGTGAGtatgtacagtgaatgtatTACACGTTACACAGATAGAATGAATATTGTTAAGAGAGTTAATAATATTCAATGATTTTAATATAATAGGACTTATTATGATTTCAATAAACAGATGTAACTATTCATGTCATTACTGTCCTGAGAAATGTAATTGTACACTTCATGTTATAGAGGAACTTACACTCTTGAtttatctcctttttttttaaatataattttttaccATCGGTTACCTGcttcaaaatatataaaaaatatttttcgcTATCACGTTTATCTGAAACCTGGTTTTTATGACAGTATTTAGATAACcagacaggtttttttttcagcagtgGGAAGTATTTTCCATGAGTGGGAATATTAGTGTGGGCTTTTATTTGAAAGGATTATTGCCAGGGACACACATGGTGTAGCACCAgtacccccccccaccacccccaccacacacacacacacaaacacttgagtACTACACTGTTttttctgtgatgtgttttttgtaaTGTGGGCTTGTCCTCTGAGCTTTTTGTTGGTTGCCCAGTGGGCGGGTTCTTCCACCTGCCAAGAGAACCACTGGGACAAATTCCTCTCTGCTGGTCCTGGAGAAACACTCAGAGcttcagagagaagaagaagaagaagaagaagggaacTCCAGAGGGTTTATTCTCAATTGgaatatattgtttatttctctgtgagGTGCAGACTCAGATCAGCCTgcatgctgcagcagctcatggTTCCAGGAGAGGAATTCAAACTGGGATCTTGTTGGAGAGGTTTTTCTACCATTGGACTTTTAAATCGCGGCTCCATGAGTTAGTTTAACAGagtaatgttgtttttgtgcctcgacaacatgaaacacaaatgaTGTTCAACATTTCTATAGATGGAGGCTCATTCTCTAACAACTTGGAGGACTTCGACTCTATACGCAGTGTGCTCCTTTACAGGTCAGTCAGTACgtcacattttattatatatgtatacaaatagcaatgtttaattaattaatcaatttattttcttaatacaaacatttacatcGGAAGACTGggaacaaattaaaatcactgatgaagatgtcgTCCACATGTTGGAaacttcttttcttcttttaaacaaactaataaaGTTGTGAGCTTATGTTTGAATAAGAAGTTTAACCGAATACCGGAGGggattacaaaataaaaccctcGTGcatgggaggtggaggaggggagaggggccgataaatgaaagaataataataGTGCAAATTTAAAACAAGATAACAGATTATTTTTGCATGCACACATTTTGTATGTAATTGCCTTAACTGTCAAGAAAATCATCagaaacttttatttatgtttatgtgtgtttgtaatacTTTTACAGCGACGGATATGAATAAATGAGGTAAATAAAACGATGCATATCACTACTTTACTGATTATTATTTGCAGTAGCAGTATTAGTAGTATTTCCGTggtgttttctgtatttgctgcatTATTTAACGTGGTGTCACTTCACGCTGCAAAAGTTGTTCGCTCGAGAGCTTCTACGTTGTCAGGGGCAACCGCGGCGTCCGCCAATCAGACCAGGCGCCGCTGCGTCACGTGACACAACGAGTCCCTCCCGCTCTCAACATGGCGACGGAGAGTCAGCGTCCGTCCGGATAAAAGTTTGTCATGGAAATAAAACGTCGctctttttaaaagaaacacaaatggaGAATGTTCGGCACAGCCCGGTTCTCTGTGGCCCGAACCCGGAAGTAGACGGCGCGGAGAACTACAGCGACCATGATTCCTCAGCGTCGAGTTACAGCAGCTGCGACCACTCAGAGTAAACCTCCATCTTTTTACcttcaatcaaaacaacaccGGTTAAATACGACGTGTGAGGAGATTCAGCACAAATTAAATGCGTCTAAATATAAATCACTACTTGGATCATCTCTCCATCCACCAGCTCTCATCTCTCATGGCTTAAATCGGGAGGTCGAGGCTCATACAGTAAATAATTGCAGGTTTTCCTTCCATCCTCCAGGAGGTTTACAGATGGCGTGTGAGAGCTGCTGCCCACCACAGGGTTAAAAGAAGAGAAACCAGAAAGAGAAACATATCTGCCACCCTGCTCGGTCGAACGCATGATTACAGTCTGTGCGTATGGGAGCTTTTAGTGTTGAGCCATTACAGTAAGAAAACAACTGGAATATCTCCCTCCATCAATCTGGAAACCTGTTGTTGGCATGAAACCACACATGTGGGGGGGTGTTTTTCCCCCTTGAGGACAGAAATTAATACTGTGAATGTAATGGCAGGGAAGTGGAGCCGTTTATTGGGAAATtcacacaaaaataacagaCCAATAAAGagaatatatactgtatatatacagtttTAAATAATACCTCGTCCTGCATCTTTTGGATTCACATTAGTCCATCTCTCATGTCTTCTACTCAAAGTGGCTTCTTTTCATGTCTTAATGCTTCctgtctgtttcctgtcagtGACTTGGAACCCGAGTGGCTGGACGACATTCAGAAGAACGGCGAGCTCTTCTACCTGGAGCTGAGCGAGGGCGAGGAGGAGGCCGCACTGGCCCGGGCCGATGCCAGCCAAGGTGTGTCCACTAATCACGTCCGCTTCAGCGAGAAGGAAGCAGAGGTCATCACAGAGCAGAACAAGAAGCAGCGGGGCGGTTCTCGGCCAAAAGGCGAGCCCGCTCTCAAGAGGCTGGCCAGGATCCTGAGGAGAAAACGCCGGCCTTCCCAGCGCAGAGGAGGGAAGGATGCCGGCAAAGACAGTTCGGCTTTGTCCCAGCCAGCATCCATCCTGAAGAACCAGCCGGGCCAAAGGCATGGCGTGAccgttcagcagcagcagctgaaggaaGTATGTGTCTACCTCAACCCCAAACGTCTGGGAGGTGTATCCACGCCTCTCTCCGTCAGCGGAGGCCTGTTGGAGGCTCTGCTGGGGGTGGTGCATCGTCCCTCGTGGAGCAGAGGTCATGGAGACTCTGCTGTTTCCAGAGGGGAAGAAAGACTGACTGTTCACGGATTAATACCAAACAGCCCAGCCATCAAATGTGGTCAGATCCTAATCGGTAAGACCGTTATTCAAACAGTTAGCTGATAGAAAACTAGAGAGAACTAGAGTTCAGGAGAGTTTCAGAGCTTTTCTAACATATGAAAAAGTTCCAGCTTGTGTGATGAGATGCATTCCCAAGTAGAGGAGGGAATGTGTCTGAGAAAGTTttattagaattaaaaatagATAATAGTAGAAATTCTCCATTCTTAGAAAGAAGTTACAAGTTATTAAGAGCAGGAAAAGGCAGCAGTTAAATTTGCTGTCGTGAACCAGCACTGAACTCATTCATCtccacaccacacacatgcactgccaAAGCACGAGCTGCAGTTATTACCCTGCATGccaacatctgtgtgtgtgtggaccaaGTACAACTTAttttgtggggacctaaatcaaAATATGTTGGACTTTTCTTCCTTATGGGGAAAAATCAAGTCCCcatattgtaaataaaacattttttaaggtgaagacatgttttaagtttAGGTTGAAATTAAGATAAGGGTTAGGGAAGTAGGTTAACGTGTTAGATTAGTTATTATTCTCAAGGAATATATTACAAGAACTCTCTGAGGGGTTTGGACTGAGGCTGAATAATTTTTGATTCTGCGTCATGTGTGCGTATAATTTCACTGTGTTCAACCCATAAAAGTAATACAAATCATAGATCGTATAATAGTTTCagatttcatttgtgtttttaaaaccacactCAGTTCTAGTTAAATATGTGTGTGGGACGTTTAATAGCTACTTCTCTTCTTGGCCGACTCTGAGCAGCATCTGTGTTCAGTATTTGTGAGACTGTTCGGAGGAGACAGCCACAGTGCAGGTCTGGCTCTTCACACAtgttaatctgtgtgtttgaaacaaAGCTGGGCAGCTGTGAAGGGATTGTCTTCTATCTGGTCTAATCATCGGCCAGTTTTTAAACCAGCAGACACAGGAATGCCAGTCGTGCTTCACCACGTATGATTACGCACATGAGTTACTGTTTAGAGAAGCTTTATCCAGCGCAGCTCCACACTCAAACAAT
The genomic region above belongs to Hippoglossus hippoglossus isolate fHipHip1 chromosome 18, fHipHip1.pri, whole genome shotgun sequence and contains:
- the trmt10b gene encoding tRNA methyltransferase 10 homolog B, which gives rise to MAAVPSEVSHMQLNGASELMDLLHIDVEADAMEDRPGREDALCSRNVLRKQRNWERQLTVKRSRRREEKQRKKLNREQESGAGADSPQFTKRVMKAIAKERLAEAQCTGLRLCVDLSMADCMSDKEISRLAAQLRRLYGSNKKAARPFHVFLTELREDSHLYRECIRMNEGFLNYMIDMTEESCLDLFPTETVVYLSPDAEEVLETVDSDKVYVLGGLVDESIKKKLSFCRARDLSVCTARLPIDEHMVKKNNAKNFHSKILAVNQVFDILLTFCDTGSWTEALRAWFPRGKGYVVAPDDS
- the LOC117751925 gene encoding interleukin-8-like, yielding MKLCILFTVVTLFALSDGMPPLSRDYNSHCRCVEVESRIIPPDNLRSIKLVPEGPHCPDTEVIAGLMSGEKVCLNPRSSWVKKLIQYVLQKQLHQQGGAFAKKRV